The following nucleotide sequence is from Catonella massiliensis.
TTTGTGTTAGTTATAGAGGGAAAGAAAATAGAGGAGATAAGGAAGGAAAAAGAGGCCTCCTACAAAGAAATGGACATAAACGAGCATATGAAGCTTTATATGGACAAGGGAATGGATAAAAAAGATGCCATGAAGGCAGTGGCAGTCGATAGGGGGATGCCTAAGAGAGAAGTGTATAAAATGTTGTTGACACACGTATAGACACGTAGTATGAATACTAAAAGATGCAGGTTTATATGGGAGGTTGTGATATGGCTGATAAAAATCTAAATATGGCTTTTCCATTTATATTTCATAAGGAAGAAGATGGTGGTTATTTCATAGAATGTCCTGATATAGACGGAGTTTATACAGGCATTGATGAAGATGATATTGCCTACGGAATTAGTATGGCAGAAGAAGTACTTGGAATGACACTTGCTGATATGCTTGAAAAAGGTGAAACCATTCCTAAACCAAGTGGCATCAAAGAACTAAGCTGCGATGATGGATTTGTTACGCTGGTAATGGTAGAT
It contains:
- a CDS encoding type II toxin-antitoxin system HicB family antitoxin, which encodes MADKNLNMAFPFIFHKEEDGGYFIECPDIDGVYTGIDEDDIAYGISMAEEVLGMTLADMLEKGETIPKPSGIKELSCDDGFVTLVMVDVEKYIRDTTLVKKTLNIPKWANDLGVRLGVNFSKALTDTISAMAVTK